The following proteins are encoded in a genomic region of Nomascus leucogenys isolate Asia chromosome 17, Asia_NLE_v1, whole genome shotgun sequence:
- the PILRA gene encoding paired immunoglobulin-like type 2 receptor alpha isoform X2: MGQPLLLPLLLPPAFLQPGGSAGSSPSLPYGVTQPKRLSAPMGGSVEIPFSFYYPWELATAPNMKISWRRGHFHGQFFYSTRPPSIHKDYVNRLFLNWTEGQKSGFLRILSLRKEDQSVYFCRVELDTLRSGRQQWQSIEGTKLSITQAVTTTTWRLSSTTTTAGLRVTQGKRRSDSWHISLETAMGVAVAVAVLGITILGLICLLRWRRRKGKGTMPRLIWDLLHWRSTCGISAELSIGNSRVHIYSSKERTRPEALMSSTSTSSKPDLKLPPRTFATGWA, from the exons ATGGGTCAGCCCCTGCTGctgcccctgctgctgccccCAGCATTTCTGCAGCCTG GTGGCTCTGCAGGATCCAGTCCAAGCCTTCCCTATGGGGTCACTCAACCAAAACGCCTCTCAGCCCCCATGGGTGGCTCCGTGGAAATCCCCTTCTCCTTCTATTACCCCTGGGAGTTAGCCACAGCTCCCAACATGAAAATATCCTGGAGACGGGGCCACTTCCACGGGCAGTTCTTCTACAGCACAAGGCCGCCTTCCATTCACAAGGATTACGTGAACCGGCTCTTTCTGAACTGGACAGAGGGTCAGAAGAGCGGCTTCCTCAGGATCTTGAGCCTGCGGAAGGAGGACCAGTCTGTGTATTTCTGCCGAGTCGAGCTGGACACACTGAGATCAGGGAGGCAGCAGTGGCAGTCCATCGAGGGGACCAAACTCTCCATCACCCAGG CTGTCACGACCACCACCTGGAGGCTCAGTAGCACAACCACCACAGCCGGCCTCAGGGTCACACAGGGCAAACGACGCTCAGACTCTTGGCACATAAGTCTGGAGACTGCTATGGGGGTGGCAGTGGCTGTCGCTGTGCTCGGAATCACGATTTTGGGACTGATCTGCCTCCTCaggtggaggagaaggaaaggtAA GGGAACGATGCCTCGTTTAATTTGGGATCTGTTACACTGGAGATCCACGTGTGGCATCTCAGCAGAGTTGTCCATTGGAAACTCAAGAGTACACATTTACAGTTCAAAAGAGAGGACGAGGCCTGAGGCGTTAATGAGTTCCACCTCAACATCCTCCAAACCTGATCTGAAGTTACCACCAAGAACGTTTGCAacgggctgggcgtga
- the PILRB gene encoding paired immunoglobulin-like type 2 receptor beta, with product MGWPLLLPLLLLLLLPVFLQPGGSAGSSPSLPYGVTQPKRLSAPMGGSVEIPFSFCYPWELATAPNMKISWRRGHFHGQFFYSTRPPSIHKDYVNRLFLNWTEGQKSGFLRILNLRKEDQSVYFCRVELDTPRSGRQQWQSIEGTKLSITQAVTTTTTWRASSPTTTWRPSSTTTTAGLRVTEEGKGHSESWYLSVDTAIRVALAVAVLKTVILGVLCLLRWRRRKGQQRTKATTPAR from the exons ATGGGTtggcccctgctgctgcccctgctgctcctgctgctgctgccagtATTTCTGCAGCCTG GTGGCTCTGCAGGATCCAGTCCAAGCCTTCCCTATGGGGTCACTCAACCAAAACGCCTCTCAGCCCCCATGGGTGGCTCCGTGGAAATCCCCTTCTCCTTCTGTTACCCCTGGGAGTTAGCCACAGCTCCTAACATGAAAATATCCTGGAGACGGGGCCACTTCCACGGGCAGTTCTTCTACAGCACAAGGCCGCCTTCCATTCACAAGGATTACGTGAACCGGCTCTTTCTGAACTGGACAGAGGGTCAGAAGAGCGGCTTCCTCAGGATCTTGAACCTGCGGAAGGAGGACCAGTCTGTGTATTTCTGCCGAGTCGAGCTGGACACACCGAGATCAGGGAGGCAGCAGTGGCAGTCCATCGAGGGGACCAAACTCTCCATCACCCAGG CTgtcacaaccaccaccacctggAGGGCCAGCAGCCCGACCACCACCTGGAGGCCCAGCAGCACAACCACCACAGCCGGCCTCAGGGTCACAGAAGAAGGCAAAGGACACTCAGAATCATGGTACCTAAGTGTGGACACTGCCATCAGGGTGGCATTGGCTGTCGCTGTGCTCAAAACTGTCATTTTGGGAGTGCTGTGCCTCCTCaggtggaggagaaggaaag GTCAGCAGCGGACTAAAGCCACAACCCCAGCCAGGTGA